In Halichondria panicea chromosome 5, odHalPani1.1, whole genome shotgun sequence, the genomic stretch CGCATAGCCAGGGGTTCGTGTTGCCTTGGTTACGGCTTGGGGTACGGAAAACATTGAATTGCCACTGCCGGGTAGAGATCCAAACATTGACTTTGCGGGTTGCGATGATGTTAGATCCGGGAGCCTGTCATTGTCATCTATGCTATTTCGCCTCAGGCTAAACACATTTGGAGATTTGCTGCCATCCAAGAGCTCATTGGTCGCTATATAATCAGTCAGAGTTCTAATACCTTTCATTTGTCGTTGTCGTCTGTACAACATTTTTTTCTGTATTGATGGAGATAGAAACGCTAATTTGTCCTCGCTGTGAAATCCCGATACTTTCATCCATTCTTCAGCCGTCATGAACTGATCGAGATCACGTATAGTAGGTGAAGCCCCGCCCTCCAGTACGAGTATCCTAGCAACCTCCAGGTGGCCCTCCTGACAAGCTGCAAGCAGTGGAGTCAATCCCTGCACATTCTGTTGGTCGATATCAGCACCCTGCCGTTTGAATACTCCCACAAGTGTTCGTACTAATACATCGTTTCCACGGATTGCAGCGTAGTAGAGAGCATTGTTACCGTCTGCATCGAGGAGCTGTACACTGCACTTGCACTGCAGTAGACACTCGATAATGACATCATCCTCCAGTTGAACTGCAGACATTAGCGGAGTTCTCCCTCGCAAGTCCTGCAAGTATATGAGGAGAGGGGGTGGATTATGCTAGCCGACATAATAGGTATACATTTTAGACCCGAAAGCACAAGAGAAAAAAGCAAATATTATACCCTATACAGGATTTACTGCATGCCATATATGGGTATCTCATACACGCACAAATTGGTGGATAATGATCTCTTTGGCATTATTCTATATAACAGAGAATAGAATGGAGCCATTCAGTCATTACTTGTAACTTGTGCGATGACATGGGGTAcgaataataggcaatttgAAGAAGAAAAAACTAAATAGGCCAACAGTTAGAGAACAaaagaatagaataataggcaatgCATAATCCACGTACCTGCAGGTTTGGGTCTGCTCCTCGTCGTAGCAACAGCTCTACAATATCTTTCCTGACCCCCTCCTCCAATATGGTGCAGGCTAGCATGAGTGGAGTCTGTCCATGATCGTTGGTGTGGTTGGGATTGGCTCGAGAGTCCAGTAATCTCTTGATCACTCGTATCTTGCCCTGGCTGACTGCATCCAGGAGCTGTGAGTCGTGGTTGACTTGATGGATGGTGGTGGCCTTAGGATGCTTGGATTTACGCTTCTTGCTGTGTTTTATCGGACGCTCTGATGGCTCCTCATTGtccagtgagtgggtggagagtGGCAtctgtgtggagtgtgtgtgggtgggtggctAACTTGATAAAATAAAGTGCAAATAGATGTAACACATAGCTAGACTAGACCTAGGCTATGCTTTATTTTAAAGCtctaaatagctagctaggagcATTCTGCATATGCAAGATAGGAGGTAGCTTACCATAATTGCTGGTGCGGAGCTATAGCAACTTGGACAGCctcaggacacacacacacacacacacacataaaggggggtggggctgtagGAGCTCCTGAAATAATAGCATGACAATCAAACGACCTCTGTACTGTACTCCTACATACACCAAGGTTGTGTGTATTCAttgtatagctagctggagTGAGTTATCATCATGCTGCTACAGAGAGCTCCTAGGTCTACTTTGAGGTACGGCGATATAATATTAATAATTGCATGTAGTTTGTGGTAATTTTCTTGCACAATTACAAGTACAAGTTGTTAGTATGTATATTTGGTACAGGAATGGATCTGGACTGTTTAAGTCTCTGTTCCATTCCACTCCGTCTGCCCGTGCTCAGCTAGACCATACCCACCAGTTTGTGGTGGTGGGGGGTGGTGCAGGAGGTCTAGCTGTAGGGTCATGGATACGAAGAAAATACGGAGAAAACAGTTTAGCAATTATCGAGCCTGCCGACGTACGTACTTAATTCTTAAATACATAGTGACATGTATCACACGactatcacatgatctccgCAGACACACTATTATCAGCCGATGTTTACGCTAGTCGGAGGAGGAGCGAAAAAAATGGACGCCACTGCACGTCCTATGGCTTCCCTCATGCCGCCCGATGCCAAGTGGGTGCGGTCTAGTGTGACAGAGTTCCGCCCCGACGAGAATTACGTAGTAACAGCGGACGGACAGCGTGTGGGATATGAGTATCTGGTGGTGGCACTAGGACTGGAGGTCAAGTATGACGGGgtatgttattattattatatcgtATACATGTAATGATAGCGCCATTTAAAGTattttttcagaaaatcctaaaaaatTTGAGATTGGATCcatggaattcaagttatggcagccgaaagaatcTCCAAACGAACGggatgtagttgaacatctttcaacagccttaacttgagtaccgttgatcTAATTTTCGgattttcggaaagcttagaaagagaccttttaaatgatgtgttgcaatccaaaatttttgTCGAgggcctaatttgtcatttttcggccttggaccatgggctattattcatggtatcgccaaatcgggaaatctctcaaatatgatttttgataGCGCCATTTGAAgtatttttttctaagctttcagaaaatcctaaaaaatttgagattggatccacggaattcaagttatggcagccgaaagaatccccaaaccattgaatgAACGggatgtagttgaacatcttttaacagccttaacttgaaTATCGTTGAtctaatgtcaaaaattttcagattttcggaaagcttagaaagagaccttttaaatgatgtgttgcaatccaaaatttttgTCGGgggcctaatttgtcatttttcggccttggaccatgggctattaattcatggtatcgccaaatcgggaaatctctcaaatatgatttttgataGCGCCATTTGAAgtatttttttctaagctttcagaaaatcataaaaaatttgacattggatccacggaattcaagttatggcagccgaaagaatccccaaaccattgaatgAACGggatgtagttgaacatcttttaacagccttaacttgaaTATCGTTGATCTAATGTCAATATTTtcagaaagcttagaaagagaccttttaaatgatgtgttgcaatccaaaatttttgTCGGgggtcatttttcggccttgacCATGGacattattcatggtatcgccaaatcgggaaatatttttatctctcaaatatgatttttgataGCGCCATTTGAAgtatttttttctaagctttcagaaaatcataaaaaatttgacattggatccacggaattcaagttatggcagccaaAAGAATCCCTGAACCATTGAATAAACGggatgtagttgaacatctaaATAAAcgggggggggagggttgtCCAATTTTTgaactaaaataattatgttacttgAATAGCGTGTCTAATGATGTGTTTTGATCAGTAGGttgaacaattaatttttggaGGCCTATTATCACAATCCCGGCCCCCTCAGATCAAAGGCCTACAACCGCTTCTGGAGGATCCACAATCGATGGTGTCCACGAACTATTCTCCTTTGTACGCCTCCAAGACGTTTCAGAACATTCAGAGATTTACGGGGGGTAACGCAATATTCACAATGCCCCCCCTACCCGTGAAATGCCCCGGAGCCCCCCAGAAGATTATGTACCTGGCCGAGGACTATTGGAGGAAGGTAAGAACGAACTGAATGATAACTATGATTGCCATAATATTTATTTATTAGCAATATCAACTagaattaccgtatagcgggtaattttcgtggtgtAAAAAAGTTGTTATgtttgtgggcaagctgacctcccaCGAAAAGCAAACAAAATGTTTACTCACTGTTGAATTTTggaccccacgaaaattactcgcaTAACCCCGTTACTTGTTCTACTGTAGCACGGTGTTCGTGACGAGACCACGGTGACGTACAATACAGCGCTAGGAGTGATATTTGGTGTCAAGAAATATGCAAATAGTCTGCTCAAAGTTGTCGAGGAGAGGGACATTAAATTGAACTTTCAACGCAAGTGTGTGGAGATCACAAAGAACGAGGCAATATTCGAGAACACGCAGGAAGGAACAATCGAAACGTATAAGGTAAGCCGCCCCCTCCACttcctccacaccctcacacccgcccacacagtACGACTTCCTCCATGCCAGTCCTCCGCAAGGTCCACTGGCGATGATGAAAGGTCAACCAATCAGTGATGAGATAGGTTGGGTTGATGTAGACAAAACCACCCTCCAACATAGAAGATATCGtgagttagtgtgtgtgtgtgtgtgtgtgttgtgaggGTACTCGTCCCGCCCACACAGCTAATGTGTTTGGAATTGGAGACTGTACGAATGTGCCCACTAGCAAGACGGCCGCTGCTGTAGCTGCTGAGTCGGCAATCCTCAAGACTAATATAGCGGCAGTTGTGAAAGGGTTAAATCCAAGTGCTCTGGTAAGTAGTCTATGTCAGTGTGACATTTGCTCGATCAGTAGATGTACACACAAAAAATgtaccaccctcacacacacacacacacacaccacacacctcacacacagtaCGATGGGTACACCTCCTGCCCACTCATCACTGGCTATGGGAAGACCATACTGGCTGAGTTTGACTTCAACGCCAATCCTCTCGAGACCTTCCCATTCGACCAGGGAAAAGTGAGTTATTGCTAGCAGATAATTCAGTAGTTTGTTAGTACGTCTAATTGATTCTCTAACTATAGGAGAGACGGAGTATGTATCATCTAAAGAAAGACGTGATGCCTGAGCTATACTGGGAGGGGCTACTCAAGGGACTGTGGGGGGGACCCGCCATAGCTAGGAAGATCATGCATCTAGGCACGAGGGAGTAAGGAGGACAGTAAGGAGGACACTTCGAGAGACTTGTTTTTAGCAAATGTAATTTTGGCTATAATTTTAGTATTATGTGTAAATTTTAATATCGAAGTTTGTTTTGTATGACCAATAGATGAACTGTGACCTTTAATCAATATAGATGAACTACGACCTTTAATCGTTATAAATGAAGTATGACCTTTTATCGTTAAATGTGAACTATGACCTTTATAAgggttcattataattatacccctACACGAAAACAGACGTTATTGCCAGCTTGCACTTATCATAACAATAATTACTCATTTTCAGATTCAATATTCATATCTCAATCAAGAATCAATCAACGAGTACTGTTCCAATTAAAGGACGAATGCATACATAAGTATAGGAATATCCTAGAGAAAAAATATACACCAAATATTGAACTCTCGATATAAAGAGTCGCTATAAATAACAAAAAATCACACTATAAAATGCAGCGTAAGCAAAAACTGATCGTACTAGTCGAACTAATATTATATTTAATAGCCTTTACAGGCAATTCTATTCACGAAAGAAAACTGCTACAGTTTCAAATTTTCAATTTCGAAGTTTGTATTCTTCGTAAAACCAGCGCATAAAGTCGGCCAGTTTCTTCGTATCCATGACACTAACGGCATTATATAGTGATGCTCTAATTCCGCCCACAAGTCGATAACCCTTGAGATTGAGTAGACCCCGTTCGGCCGATTCTTTGAGAAacatagcctgtgtgtgtgtgtgtgtgtgtgtgtgtgtgtgtgtgtgtgtgtgtgagtgtgtgtgagtgtgtgtgtgggtgtgtgtgtgtgtgtggtgtgagtgtgtgtacctcTAACTCATCATTGGGGGAGTCGTCCTTGCATACACGGAATGGGATATTGACACGGGAACGGTACTTGGGCTCTACTATGAGGC encodes the following:
- the LOC135336530 gene encoding sulfide:quinone oxidoreductase, mitochondrial-like, with product MLLQRAPRSTLRNGSGLFKSLFHSTPSARAQLDHTHQFVVVGGGAGGLAVGSWIRRKYGENSLAIIEPADTHYYQPMFTLVGGGAKKMDATARPMASLMPPDAKWVRSSVTEFRPDENYVVTADGQRVGYEYLVVALGLEVKYDGIKGLQPLLEDPQSMVSTNYSPLYASKTFQNIQRFTGGNAIFTMPPLPVKCPGAPQKIMYLAEDYWRKHGVRDETTVTYNTALGVIFGVKKYANSLLKVVEERDIKLNFQRKCVEITKNEAIFENTQEGTIETYKYDFLHASPPQGPLAMMKGQPISDEIGWVDVDKTTLQHRRYPNVFGIGDCTNVPTSKTAAAVAAESAILKTNIAAVVKGLNPSALYDGYTSCPLITGYGKTILAEFDFNANPLETFPFDQGKERRSMYHLKKDVMPELYWEGLLKGLWGGPAIARKIMHLGTRE
- the LOC135336539 gene encoding inversin-like, which encodes MMPLSTHSLDNEEPSERPIKHSKKRKSKHPKATTIHQVNHDSQLLDAVSQGKIRVIKRLLDSRANPNHTNDHGQTPLMLACTILEEGVRKDIVELLLRRGADPNLQDLRGRTPLMSAVQLEDDVIIECLLQCKCSVQLLDADGNNALYYAAIRGNDVLVRTLVGVFKRQGADIDQQNVQGLTPLLAACQEGHLEVARILVLEGGASPTIRDLDQFMTAEEWMKVSGFHSEDKLAFLSPSIQKKMLYRRQRQMKGIRTLTDYIATNELLDGSKSPNVFSLRRNSIDDNDRLPDLTSSQPAKSMFGSLPGSGNSMFSVPQAVTKATRTPGYALGRPVPAKPPSHNSKTAFFTTKSDLYSSSYLSRRKSFLSKNPRGGCYHSGALEPLEGPRSTTDNLIETGKGSNRGTRKKHDLLPPIKR